A single genomic interval of Antarcticibacterium arcticum harbors:
- a CDS encoding MlaE family ABC transporter permease gives MGYLHSIGEYVIMLKGVFGRMTKRTVLKELIFKEIDQLIIGSLGIVAFLSFFIGGVVALQTALNLNNPLIPKTLIAFAARQSIILEFSPTFISIIMAGKVGSFITSSIGSMRVTEQIDALEVMGVNSLNYLIFPKIIAMLTYPFVIAISMFLGIFGAYASAVLGGFVGSDTFISGLQEDFQGYQLFYAFFKTFLFAIILATVPSYHGYYMTGGSLEVGKASTTSFVWTSVVIIITNYIVTQLLLG, from the coding sequence ATGGGCTACCTGCATTCTATTGGAGAATATGTAATTATGTTAAAGGGGGTATTTGGACGCATGACCAAGCGTACTGTACTAAAAGAACTAATCTTCAAAGAAATAGACCAGTTAATTATTGGGTCACTTGGTATTGTAGCTTTTCTTTCATTTTTTATAGGAGGGGTTGTGGCATTACAAACGGCACTTAACCTTAATAATCCTTTAATTCCAAAAACCCTTATTGCCTTTGCGGCCAGACAATCTATAATCCTGGAATTTTCTCCTACTTTTATTTCTATTATCATGGCAGGAAAAGTAGGTTCCTTTATTACCTCCAGTATTGGTTCTATGCGGGTTACAGAACAAATAGACGCCCTGGAGGTGATGGGAGTTAATTCATTGAATTACCTGATCTTCCCAAAAATTATTGCGATGCTAACCTATCCCTTTGTTATTGCTATCTCTATGTTCCTGGGAATTTTTGGCGCATATGCTTCTGCTGTATTAGGTGGTTTTGTAGGGTCTGATACTTTTATATCAGGGCTGCAGGAGGATTTTCAGGGTTATCAATTATTCTATGCTTTTTTTAAGACCTTTCTTTTCGCTATTATTCTTGCTACAGTCCCATCTTATCATGGTTATTATATGACGGGAGGTTCTCTTGAAGTTGGAAAAGCAAGTACTACCTCATTTGTGTGGACCAGTGTAGTGATCATTATTACAAATTATATAGTAACACAATTATTACTGGGTTAA
- a CDS encoding ABC transporter ATP-binding protein, producing the protein MIEIKNLHKGFGEEKILKGVDLLFETGKTNLVIGQSGSGKSVLMKCMLGLFTPEQGTIEYDGTAYVDFSDEQKRELRQEIGMLFQGGALFDSMTVEENVMFPLRMFTKKRRKDLIKRVHEVLERVNLEDAALKYPAEISGGMQKRVAIARAIVNKPKYLFCDEPNSGLDPHTATIIDNLIHELTVEYDITTVVITHDMNSLLEIGETIAFLKDGKVAWKGDKSQIFKTDDQTVTDFVYSSDLFKKVREAQNQGL; encoded by the coding sequence ATGATAGAAATTAAAAATCTTCATAAAGGATTTGGCGAGGAAAAAATTCTGAAAGGGGTTGACCTGCTCTTTGAAACCGGCAAAACCAATCTTGTGATTGGACAGTCGGGTTCGGGAAAAAGCGTGTTAATGAAATGCATGTTGGGACTTTTTACACCTGAACAGGGAACCATAGAATATGACGGTACTGCTTATGTAGATTTTTCTGACGAGCAAAAAAGGGAACTTCGCCAGGAAATAGGAATGCTTTTCCAAGGGGGAGCTTTATTTGATTCTATGACCGTTGAGGAAAATGTGATGTTTCCTCTAAGGATGTTTACTAAAAAAAGAAGAAAGGATTTAATAAAGCGAGTGCACGAAGTCCTTGAACGTGTGAACCTGGAAGATGCCGCTCTCAAATATCCTGCTGAAATAAGCGGAGGGATGCAAAAACGGGTAGCCATTGCCCGGGCTATTGTGAACAAGCCAAAGTATTTATTTTGCGATGAGCCTAACTCTGGTTTGGACCCGCATACTGCCACCATCATAGATAACCTTATCCATGAACTTACGGTAGAATATGATATTACCACAGTAGTTATAACACATGATATGAACTCTCTCCTTGAAATAGGCGAAACTATTGCATTCTTAAAAGATGGTAAGGTGGCCTGGAAAGGAGATAAATCCCAGATCTTTAAAACAGATGACCAAACGGTAACAGATTTTGTTTATTCATCAGATCTTTTCAAGAAAGTACGTGAAGCGCAGAACCAGGGCCTTTAA
- the pafA gene encoding alkaline phosphatase PafA: protein MKNLPVFLILIFSYFNFQAQNVELTAQTSEKPKLVVGIVVDQMRYDYITRFWEKYEDNGFKRIISEGFNFKNTHFNYVPTYTAPGHASVFTGTTPQNHGIIGNGWYNKFEKKEVYNAGDDSVESVGTTSEAGKMSPHRMLSTTVADENRLFTQMRGKTIGIGLKDRGAILPAGHTANAAYWFQGRDEGKWISSTYYMKDLPKWVKDFNKSGQATSYIKTWNTLHDIETYIESGPDKNTFEGGYNGQTTFPYDLAALAGPSGKFELVKVSPYGNSLTTDFAIAAINAEELGQDNITDILTLSYSSPDYIGHNFGVNSKEIQDTYLRLDIELARLLQHLDEKVGIGNYTIFLTSDHGGGDVPSYMKSVKIPSGYFDESGFNEKIQAHVREIFDEEGLIERIYGYNVFFNYDALREADINAQELENTIAHYILQYPQVSNVFTRTQLESGSFTTGTAALVQNGFNQKRSGDVIMVLKPSVISYSETGSTHGSGFSYDTHAPLLFFGKGIPRGSSYERAEIIDIAPTISALLGISNPNAATGKPLRAILESKSSKN, encoded by the coding sequence ATGAAAAATTTACCTGTTTTTTTAATCTTAATCTTTTCGTATTTTAATTTTCAGGCTCAAAATGTTGAGTTAACTGCACAAACCTCAGAAAAGCCAAAATTGGTGGTTGGGATTGTAGTTGATCAAATGCGCTATGATTATATCACCCGCTTCTGGGAAAAATATGAGGATAACGGATTTAAAAGAATTATTTCTGAAGGATTTAATTTTAAAAACACCCATTTTAATTACGTTCCCACCTATACTGCTCCGGGACATGCCTCGGTTTTCACCGGTACAACTCCTCAAAATCACGGGATCATAGGAAATGGATGGTATAATAAGTTTGAGAAAAAAGAGGTTTATAATGCAGGAGATGACAGTGTAGAATCCGTAGGAACGACTTCCGAGGCAGGGAAAATGTCTCCTCACCGCATGCTCTCCACCACCGTGGCAGATGAAAACAGACTTTTCACCCAAATGAGGGGAAAAACAATAGGGATAGGATTGAAAGACAGGGGGGCAATTCTTCCTGCAGGCCACACTGCCAATGCAGCCTATTGGTTTCAGGGAAGGGATGAAGGGAAGTGGATAAGCAGCACCTATTATATGAAGGATCTTCCCAAATGGGTTAAAGATTTTAATAAATCAGGACAGGCAACCTCCTATATAAAAACCTGGAACACCCTTCATGATATAGAAACCTATATTGAAAGTGGTCCCGATAAAAATACATTTGAAGGCGGCTATAATGGTCAAACAACCTTTCCTTATGACCTCGCAGCCCTTGCCGGTCCCTCGGGGAAATTTGAATTGGTAAAGGTTTCTCCTTATGGAAATTCCCTTACTACAGATTTCGCAATTGCCGCAATTAATGCCGAAGAACTGGGACAGGATAATATTACAGATATTTTAACCCTAAGCTATTCCAGCCCCGATTATATTGGCCATAATTTTGGAGTGAATTCCAAAGAGATCCAGGATACCTACTTAAGGCTGGATATTGAACTTGCAAGATTATTACAGCATTTGGATGAAAAAGTAGGAATAGGTAACTACACTATCTTCCTTACTTCAGATCATGGAGGGGGAGATGTACCTTCCTATATGAAATCTGTTAAGATTCCTTCGGGGTATTTTGATGAAAGCGGATTTAATGAAAAAATTCAAGCTCATGTGAGGGAAATTTTTGATGAAGAGGGGCTTATTGAAAGGATATACGGTTACAATGTATTTTTTAACTATGATGCGTTAAGAGAAGCTGATATTAATGCACAGGAATTGGAAAATACTATTGCTCATTATATACTTCAATACCCCCAGGTGAGCAATGTATTTACCAGAACTCAATTGGAAAGTGGTTCTTTTACAACCGGGACGGCCGCACTTGTTCAAAACGGTTTTAATCAAAAACGTAGCGGTGATGTAATCATGGTTCTTAAACCTTCGGTAATTTCTTATTCTGAAACGGGTTCTACCCACGGTAGCGGATTTAGTTATGATACCCATGCACCGCTTCTATTCTTCGGAAAAGGGATTCCCCGGGGGAGTTCTTATGAGCGGGCAGAGATCATTGATATTGCTCCAACAATTTCGGCATTGCTGGGAATTTCCAATCCCAATGCAGCTACAGGAAAACCTTTACGCGCAATTCTGGAAAGCAAATCTTCCAAAAATTAG
- a CDS encoding class I SAM-dependent methyltransferase, whose protein sequence is MYENTFPGKRFKKTLEFLQNVTPPPANVLDLGIRNPFSEIMEDHRYKVTNTLGEDLDIDFRAVQSSDYELVTAFEIFEHLVAPYNILKEIQAKKLVATVPLKLWFSNAYKSATDPRDRHYHEFEDWQFDWLLEKAGWTIKAREKWTNPVNKIGVRPILRRFTPRYYAVYAERK, encoded by the coding sequence ATGTACGAAAACACGTTTCCCGGAAAACGCTTTAAAAAAACCCTTGAATTCTTACAAAATGTAACGCCCCCTCCTGCCAATGTACTGGACCTGGGTATAAGAAACCCATTTTCAGAAATAATGGAAGATCATCGTTATAAGGTCACCAATACCCTAGGAGAAGATCTGGATATTGATTTTCGTGCTGTGCAAAGCAGCGATTATGAACTTGTAACCGCTTTTGAGATCTTTGAGCACCTTGTAGCTCCATATAATATATTAAAGGAAATACAGGCCAAAAAACTGGTGGCTACTGTTCCACTGAAATTATGGTTTTCCAATGCTTACAAAAGCGCTACCGATCCACGGGACAGACATTACCACGAATTTGAAGACTGGCAATTTGACTGGTTACTGGAAAAAGCAGGCTGGACTATAAAGGCTAGGGAAAAATGGACAAATCCCGTTAATAAAATTGGCGTGAGGCCAATACTTCGCCGGTTTACCCCACGCTATTACGCAGTTTATGCGGAAAGGAAATAA
- a CDS encoding DUF389 domain-containing protein, whose protein sequence is MENQDNLGSNPPAKESELDFSKARGIWTGIREFVSELLNIQDDTDRETTVESIKKDISFKGHNAWILVFSIFVASIGLNVSSAAVVIGAMLISPLMGPIVGVGLSVAINDVDTLKKSFVNLGVMVGLSVLTAFIYFWISPVKEQTPELIARTYPTILDVLVAIFGGLALIVAKTKRGTIASVIFGVAIATALMPPLCTVGYGLAIGNWAFALGALYLFSINAVFIALSTFVVSKLLGFPLVKYANSKRRKRTAQLASTIAIIVIIPSVILFVNLLRKQVFETRANEFLTQVVQYSGAEKLRSSQDYQTREIEVFLIGAQVPEATIVTWQSQMQEIEVLKDAKLIVRQGASQAGDMATLSSQVRTGILEDLYVKNQEVIENKDARIELLERELLKFRRGDFSFVNLSREIKANYENVENLSFATMISTNFEKIDTIPTFTITWKNNVPARVKRADAEKMQKWLNLRLQLDTLNVRSLN, encoded by the coding sequence ATGGAGAATCAGGATAATTTAGGAAGCAATCCTCCTGCAAAGGAATCAGAACTGGATTTTTCTAAGGCCCGCGGTATTTGGACCGGGATAAGAGAATTTGTTTCAGAACTATTAAATATCCAGGATGATACTGACAGGGAAACAACAGTTGAGTCTATAAAAAAAGATATTTCCTTTAAAGGCCATAATGCCTGGATCCTTGTTTTTTCAATATTTGTGGCTTCAATTGGGTTAAACGTAAGCAGTGCGGCAGTTGTAATAGGTGCGATGTTGATCTCACCATTAATGGGGCCTATTGTAGGAGTTGGGCTTTCTGTTGCCATTAACGATGTAGATACCCTTAAAAAATCTTTTGTAAACCTGGGGGTAATGGTGGGGTTAAGCGTTTTAACTGCATTTATTTATTTTTGGATCTCCCCCGTCAAAGAACAAACACCAGAATTAATTGCCCGTACATATCCTACAATCCTGGATGTTCTCGTCGCAATTTTTGGCGGTTTGGCCTTAATAGTTGCAAAGACCAAACGGGGTACAATTGCCAGTGTAATATTTGGGGTTGCAATAGCGACTGCTCTTATGCCGCCGCTTTGTACTGTGGGTTATGGACTTGCTATTGGAAATTGGGCTTTTGCATTGGGAGCTTTATATCTTTTTTCTATTAATGCTGTTTTTATCGCTCTTTCTACTTTTGTGGTTTCAAAATTACTTGGGTTTCCTTTAGTGAAATACGCCAACAGTAAGAGAAGGAAACGCACAGCTCAATTGGCCTCCACAATTGCAATTATTGTAATTATTCCCAGCGTGATCCTATTTGTAAACCTGCTAAGAAAACAGGTGTTTGAAACCCGTGCCAATGAGTTTTTAACACAGGTAGTGCAATATTCAGGGGCTGAAAAATTAAGGTCCAGCCAGGATTATCAAACCCGGGAGATTGAGGTTTTTCTTATAGGCGCGCAGGTCCCGGAAGCAACTATTGTAACCTGGCAATCTCAAATGCAGGAGATAGAAGTTTTAAAGGACGCTAAACTTATAGTGAGGCAGGGTGCTTCCCAGGCCGGAGATATGGCCACACTCTCGAGCCAGGTACGCACGGGAATTCTGGAAGATCTCTATGTGAAGAATCAGGAAGTGATAGAGAATAAAGATGCACGTATTGAGCTACTGGAACGGGAATTATTAAAATTTAGAAGAGGCGATTTCTCGTTTGTAAATTTAAGCCGGGAGATTAAGGCTAATTATGAAAATGTTGAAAATCTTAGTTTTGCAACTATGATCTCTACCAATTTTGAAAAAATTGACACGATTCCCACATTTACAATTACCTGGAAAAATAATGTTCCTGCAAGAGTAAAAAGAGCAGATGCTGAAAAAATGCAGAAATGGTTAAATCTTAGACTCCAATTGGATACGCTTAATGTGAGATCTTTGAATTAA
- a CDS encoding glycosyltransferase family 2 protein encodes MRIYIVIPAYNEAEFISQTLQSLVDQTFLPAKIVVVNDSSTDETASIASSFAEKYEFISLVHTTSKSATHAPGSKVIHAFNKGLSCLDQNFDLICKFDADLIFPPNYLETIMGHFKEESRIGIAGGFCTIKKDQQWETESLTGKDHIRGALKAYRKECFIQIGKLKPHMGWDTVDELLAQYHGWQIKTDANLLVKHLKPTGASYTVSSGFKQGEAFYRLRYGFIITTIASGKLAFLKKEPKLFKDYITGYFKAKKEKQPFLVSEEEGRFIRKLRRKKMLAKLF; translated from the coding sequence TTGAGGATCTATATTGTTATTCCGGCTTATAATGAAGCTGAATTTATAAGCCAAACCCTTCAATCATTGGTTGATCAAACCTTTCTTCCCGCGAAAATTGTGGTGGTGAATGATAGTTCTACAGATGAAACAGCATCTATTGCCTCCTCCTTCGCTGAAAAATATGAATTTATAAGCCTTGTTCACACTACCTCGAAAAGCGCCACTCATGCACCGGGAAGCAAGGTGATACATGCCTTCAACAAGGGGCTCTCCTGCCTGGACCAGAATTTTGATCTCATTTGTAAATTTGATGCCGATCTAATTTTCCCTCCCAATTACCTGGAAACAATAATGGGGCATTTTAAAGAAGAATCGCGTATTGGCATAGCCGGGGGTTTTTGTACCATAAAAAAAGATCAACAGTGGGAAACGGAAAGTCTTACCGGGAAAGATCATATTCGTGGGGCATTAAAGGCTTACCGTAAGGAGTGTTTTATACAAATTGGAAAATTAAAACCTCATATGGGTTGGGACACCGTAGATGAATTACTGGCACAATACCATGGTTGGCAGATAAAAACCGATGCAAACCTGTTAGTAAAACACTTAAAACCCACAGGGGCAAGTTATACTGTATCTTCTGGTTTTAAACAGGGAGAAGCATTTTATAGATTGAGATACGGATTTATTATAACAACAATAGCTTCGGGAAAATTAGCCTTCCTTAAAAAGGAACCCAAACTCTTCAAAGATTACATTACCGGATATTTTAAAGCAAAAAAAGAAAAGCAGCCCTTTCTTGTTTCAGAAGAAGAAGGCCGCTTTATAAGAAAATTGCGCCGCAAAAAAATGCTCGCCAAATTATTTTAA
- a CDS encoding 3-oxoacyl-ACP synthase III family protein, with product MSIKITGVGSFIPGLKRKNSDFLKHEFRNNDGSHFPHNNEVTIEKFKAITGIEERRYLEENLCTSDMATVAAQNALEDSGIDPETLDYIIVAHNYGDVKNGSIQSDSVPSLATRVKHNLRIKNPKCVGYDVLFGCPGWIEAVIQAQAFMRAGMAKKCLVIGAEALSRVVDKHDRDSMIFSDGSGAVVLEVTSEEGGILAHESATFAYQEAHHIYFGASNHSEAANDTRYIKMNGRKIYEFALTEVPAAMKTCLENSGKTISDVKKIFIHQANEKMDDAIIHRFYKLHKTPMPPNVMPMSIQELGNSSVATVPTLLDLVIKGKIEGQELHRGDVIMFASVGAGMNINAIVYQY from the coding sequence ATGAGCATAAAGATCACAGGAGTTGGAAGTTTTATCCCGGGCTTAAAAAGGAAAAATTCAGATTTTTTAAAGCACGAATTCCGGAATAATGATGGGTCTCATTTTCCTCATAACAATGAGGTTACTATAGAAAAATTTAAAGCTATTACGGGAATTGAGGAACGAAGGTATTTGGAAGAAAACCTTTGCACTTCAGATATGGCAACTGTTGCAGCCCAAAATGCGTTGGAGGACTCAGGTATAGATCCTGAAACCCTGGATTATATCATTGTAGCCCATAATTACGGTGATGTAAAGAACGGAAGTATTCAAAGTGATAGTGTGCCCAGTCTGGCAACCCGTGTAAAACATAATTTGCGTATTAAGAATCCTAAATGTGTAGGATATGACGTTCTTTTTGGATGTCCGGGATGGATAGAAGCCGTAATACAGGCACAAGCGTTTATGCGTGCGGGAATGGCTAAAAAATGTCTTGTTATCGGCGCCGAAGCCCTTTCCCGGGTGGTAGATAAACACGACAGGGATTCTATGATATTTTCTGATGGATCTGGAGCCGTTGTTTTAGAAGTTACTTCCGAAGAAGGTGGAATCCTCGCCCATGAGTCGGCTACCTTTGCATACCAGGAAGCACATCATATTTATTTTGGCGCTTCCAATCATTCAGAAGCAGCAAATGACACCCGCTACATTAAAATGAATGGCCGTAAGATCTATGAATTTGCTTTGACCGAAGTGCCCGCCGCGATGAAGACCTGTCTGGAAAACAGCGGAAAAACCATTAGCGATGTAAAAAAGATCTTTATTCACCAGGCCAATGAAAAAATGGATGATGCCATTATTCACCGGTTTTATAAATTGCATAAAACTCCCATGCCCCCAAATGTAATGCCTATGAGTATTCAGGAGTTGGGCAACAGTAGTGTGGCTACAGTCCCTACCTTATTGGATCTTGTGATAAAGGGAAAAATAGAAGGCCAGGAGTTGCATAGAGGAGACGTCATCATGTTTGCCAGCGTAGGTGCGGGAATGAACATAAATGCTATAGTTTACCAATATTAG